In Mycolicibacterium nivoides, the DNA window CGTCGGAGATCTGGCTGGAGTTACCGGCATGGATCACGCCGTCCTCCTTGAAGGCCGGCTTGATGGCGGCCATCGACTCGACGGTGCCGCCGCGGCGGATGCCACCGTCCTCCAGTACGACGTTGCCGTCCTGGTCCTTGATGCCCACGATCTGGTCCTTGAACGCACCGGCATCCTGTGCGGCAGCGGCCTTCTCGTGCGACCGCAGGGAGAACTCGTCGAGCTGGGTGCGCGACAGGCCCCACTGCTCGGCGATCATCTCGGCGCCGACACCCTGGTTGGGGGTCTTGTTGTCGTAGCGCTCCCGGAAGGCCTCCGGGTAGGGGTGCCCGCCGCTGGCCAGCGAGGATCCCATCGGGGTACGCGACATCGACTCGACGCCACCGGCGACGACGACATCGTAGTGACCGGCGACCACGCCGGCGACGGCGAAGTGCAGGGACTGCTGGCTGGAACCGCACTGGCGGTCGACGGTGACACCGGGAACGGTCTCGGGCCATCCGGCGGTCAGCAGTGCGGTGCGGGCGATGTCGAGCGCCTGCTCGCCGGCCTGCATGACGCAGCCCCAGATGACGTCGTCGACGAGGGCGGGATCGATCCCGGCGCGCTGCACGAGGCCGTTGAGCACCTGGGCCGACAGCTCCGACGGGTGCACACCCGAGAGGGCACCGTTGCGC includes these proteins:
- a CDS encoding thiolase family protein; the encoded protein is MAEAVIVEAVRSPVGKRNGALSGVHPSELSAQVLNGLVQRAGIDPALVDDVIWGCVMQAGEQALDIARTALLTAGWPETVPGVTVDRQCGSSQQSLHFAVAGVVAGHYDVVVAGGVESMSRTPMGSSLASGGHPYPEAFRERYDNKTPNQGVGAEMIAEQWGLSRTQLDEFSLRSHEKAAAAQDAGAFKDQIVGIKDQDGNVVLEDGGIRRGGTVESMAAIKPAFKEDGVIHAGNSSQISDGSAALLVMSAEKAKDLGLRPLAKVHTAVLAGADPVIMLTAPIPATQKALAKSGLSVDQIGAFEVNEAFAPVPMAWLKDIGADESRLNPNGGAIALGHPLGGSGARILTTLLYHMRDNNIQYGLQTMCEGGGQANATILELL